In Achromobacter xylosoxidans A8, a single window of DNA contains:
- a CDS encoding phosphoadenylyl-sulfate reductase, protein MSATDLSLELEAGLAARWRDLGLRLADVQRRYPDAALASSLAAEDMLLTHAIYSAGLDLEVFTLDTGRLHAETLGVLDAVRERYGREVTVYRPVAAAVEQHVAEHGAYAFYESVELRKACCQIRKVEPLKRALAGRGAWITGQRRAQSTTRGELPLEEDDSTFGLYKFNPLAEWSEDEVWSAIRALGIPYNPLHDQGYPSIGCEPCTRAIRSGEDLRAGRWWWESSDSKECGLHAGNRVISIAARAD, encoded by the coding sequence ATGAGCGCTACTGATCTCTCTCTTGAACTCGAGGCGGGCCTCGCGGCGCGCTGGCGCGACCTGGGCTTGCGGCTGGCCGACGTGCAGCGGCGTTACCCGGACGCCGCGCTGGCCTCCTCGCTGGCGGCCGAGGACATGCTGCTGACGCACGCCATCTACAGCGCCGGCCTGGACCTGGAAGTCTTCACGCTGGACACGGGCCGGCTGCATGCCGAAACGCTGGGCGTGCTGGACGCCGTGCGCGAACGCTATGGCCGCGAGGTCACCGTGTACCGGCCGGTGGCGGCCGCCGTCGAACAGCACGTCGCCGAGCACGGCGCCTACGCCTTCTACGAAAGCGTGGAACTGCGCAAGGCCTGTTGCCAGATTCGCAAGGTCGAGCCGCTCAAGCGCGCGCTCGCGGGACGCGGCGCCTGGATCACCGGACAGCGGCGGGCGCAATCCACCACCCGTGGCGAATTGCCGCTGGAAGAGGACGACAGCACCTTCGGCCTCTACAAGTTCAACCCGCTGGCGGAATGGAGCGAGGACGAGGTCTGGTCCGCCATCCGCGCCTTGGGCATTCCCTACAACCCGCTGCATGACCAGGGCTATCCGTCCATAGGCTGCGAACCCTGTACGCGTGCCATCCGGTCTGGCGAGGACCTCAGGGCGGGGCGTTGGTGGTGGGAGTCGTCGGACTCCAAGGAATGCGGCCTGCATGCGGGCAACCGGGTCATCAGCATCGCGGCGCGCGCCGATTGA
- a CDS encoding sulfate adenylyltransferase subunit 1 codes for MNALNDSFLSGADTGVLRLITAGSVDDGKSTLIGRLLYDSKGVFADQLDAISRAKHKRVAGDGIDFSLLTDGLEAEREQGITIDVAYRYFSTPARKFIIADAPGHEQYTRNMVTGASTADVAVILIDATRAADGVLLPQTKRHSTIARLLGIRHIVVAVNKMDLVEWDRAVFERIRDAYADLARKLGIEHFDALPLSALNGDNVVTLSPQTPWYQGLPLLALLESLDLASDGRVLPLRFPVQWVARHDGNRKDDFRGYAGRVASGVLRPGDEIAVQPSGVTAVVREVRAFDRALDEAVAGDSITLVLDRDVDVSRGDVIVHASAPAQVTREFEAELCWLDAQALNPARKYLLKSGTRLTSAKIRAVLSHRDIHELQEVENTEGTLRMNDIGRVTLTTRESLAVDRYADVPATGAFILIDEATHQTAAAGMLR; via the coding sequence ATGAACGCACTAAACGATTCTTTTCTTTCCGGCGCCGACACGGGCGTGTTGCGCCTGATCACCGCGGGTTCGGTGGACGACGGCAAGTCCACGCTGATCGGCCGCCTGCTGTATGACAGCAAGGGCGTGTTCGCCGACCAGCTGGATGCGATCTCGCGCGCCAAGCACAAGCGGGTGGCGGGCGACGGCATCGACTTCTCGCTGTTGACCGATGGCCTGGAGGCCGAGCGCGAGCAGGGCATCACCATCGACGTGGCCTACCGCTATTTTTCGACGCCGGCGCGCAAGTTCATCATCGCCGATGCGCCGGGGCACGAGCAGTACACGCGCAACATGGTCACGGGCGCGTCGACCGCGGACGTGGCCGTCATCCTGATCGATGCCACCCGCGCGGCCGACGGCGTGCTGCTGCCGCAGACCAAGCGCCACAGCACTATCGCGCGCCTGCTGGGCATCCGCCACATCGTGGTGGCGGTCAATAAGATGGACCTGGTGGAGTGGGACCGCGCCGTGTTCGAGCGCATCCGCGACGCCTATGCCGACCTGGCGCGCAAGCTGGGCATTGAGCATTTCGACGCGCTGCCGCTGTCGGCGCTCAACGGCGACAACGTCGTCACCTTGTCACCGCAGACGCCGTGGTACCAAGGGCTGCCCTTGCTGGCCTTGCTGGAATCGCTGGACCTGGCGAGCGACGGCCGCGTCTTGCCGCTGCGCTTTCCGGTGCAGTGGGTGGCGCGCCATGACGGCAACCGCAAGGACGATTTCCGCGGCTATGCCGGCCGCGTCGCCAGCGGCGTGCTGCGTCCTGGCGATGAGATCGCGGTGCAGCCTTCGGGCGTGACCGCGGTCGTGCGCGAGGTGCGCGCCTTCGACCGCGCGCTGGATGAAGCTGTCGCGGGCGACTCGATCACGCTGGTGCTGGACCGCGACGTGGACGTGTCGCGCGGCGACGTGATCGTGCATGCGTCGGCGCCGGCGCAGGTCACGCGCGAGTTCGAAGCGGAGTTGTGCTGGCTTGATGCGCAAGCTTTGAATCCGGCGCGCAAGTATCTGCTGAAGTCGGGCACGCGCCTGACCTCGGCGAAGATACGCGCGGTGCTGTCGCATCGAGACATCCACGAATTGCAGGAAGTGGAGAACACCGAAGGCACGCTGCGCATGAACGACATCGGACGCGTGACGCTCACCACGCGCGAGTCGCTGGCGGTCGATCGGTATGCCGATGTGCCCGCGACCGGCGCCTTCATCCTGATCGACGAGGCCACGCACCAGACCGCGGCGGCGGGTATGTTGCGGTAA
- a CDS encoding CoA pyrophosphatase, with protein MSDSSSSPRPRRPLARPGFDPATQPWVVANESLPAVPSRLLTPDSLRGTLSQPSTWTLELSRDTDLRYPGREGVPVPAAVLIPLVTRDNGVHIMLTQRAAHLHDHAGQISFPGGRIETSDSTPEAAALREAQEETGLPGNHVEVLGSMPPYLTATGFSIIPVVSLVRPGFDLAPDAFEVAEVFEVPLSFLMDPANHRLYEARLDDGRVRQYYGMPYGKYFIWGATAGMLRNLYHLLRHGFTPR; from the coding sequence ATGTCTGATTCCTCGTCTTCCCCGCGGCCCCGGCGGCCGCTGGCGCGTCCCGGCTTCGACCCGGCGACGCAACCCTGGGTGGTGGCCAACGAGTCCCTGCCGGCCGTGCCCAGCCGTCTGCTGACCCCCGATTCGCTGCGGGGCACGCTCAGCCAGCCGTCCACCTGGACGCTGGAGCTTTCGCGCGACACCGACCTGCGCTATCCCGGCCGCGAAGGCGTGCCCGTGCCGGCGGCGGTGCTGATCCCTCTGGTGACGCGCGACAACGGCGTGCACATCATGTTGACGCAGCGCGCCGCCCACCTGCACGACCATGCGGGCCAGATCAGCTTTCCGGGCGGGCGCATCGAAACCAGCGACTCCACGCCGGAGGCCGCTGCCTTGCGCGAAGCGCAGGAAGAAACCGGGCTGCCAGGCAATCACGTGGAAGTGCTGGGCAGCATGCCGCCGTACCTGACGGCGACGGGTTTTTCCATCATTCCGGTGGTGTCGCTGGTGCGCCCGGGCTTCGACCTGGCGCCGGACGCGTTCGAGGTGGCCGAGGTGTTCGAGGTGCCGCTGTCGTTCCTGATGGATCCGGCCAACCACCGGCTGTACGAAGCCCGCCTGGATGACGGCCGGGTGCGCCAGTATTACGGCATGCCCTACGGCAAGTATTTCATCTGGGGCGCGACCGCCGGCATGCTGCGCAACCTCTATCACTTGCTGCGCCACGGCTTCACGCCGCGCTGA
- a CDS encoding DMT family transporter: MSYSSLILVVLAAMAHATWNLLAKRAAMVGAPFVFAYGLCASVLYAPWVIWVLMHDGMTWTWPVVAAILTSSLLHLGYSLCLQRGYQVADLSVVYPIARGTGPLLSTTGAFLLLGEPATSTGIIGMLCVVAGVLLIATQGRLAIFKQAQAWIGVRWGVVIGLFIAAYTVVDAYGVKVLLISPVLFDWFTCVTRTTMMTPHMLRRRPQAWEAMRGHWHLALAVGLLSPLGYILVLYALRNGAPLSLVAPAREMSMMLGTLAGMFLLREKVGIGRLLGCLSILAGVILLGSS; this comes from the coding sequence ATGTCGTACTCGTCCCTGATCTTGGTCGTCCTGGCGGCAATGGCCCACGCCACGTGGAATCTGCTCGCCAAGCGCGCGGCCATGGTGGGCGCGCCCTTCGTCTTCGCCTATGGATTGTGCGCGTCGGTGCTGTATGCGCCGTGGGTCATCTGGGTGCTGATGCACGACGGCATGACCTGGACCTGGCCCGTGGTCGCCGCCATCCTGACCTCCAGCCTGTTGCATCTGGGCTACAGCCTGTGCCTGCAACGGGGCTATCAGGTGGCCGATCTGTCGGTGGTCTACCCCATTGCGCGCGGCACCGGACCGCTGCTGTCCACCACCGGCGCCTTTCTGCTGTTGGGCGAACCCGCCACCAGTACCGGCATCATCGGCATGCTCTGCGTGGTAGCCGGCGTGCTGCTGATCGCGACGCAGGGCCGGCTGGCCATCTTCAAGCAGGCGCAGGCGTGGATAGGTGTGCGCTGGGGCGTGGTGATCGGCCTGTTCATCGCCGCTTATACCGTCGTCGACGCCTACGGCGTGAAGGTGCTGCTGATCAGCCCGGTGCTGTTCGACTGGTTTACCTGCGTGACCCGCACAACCATGATGACCCCTCACATGCTGCGCCGCCGCCCCCAGGCCTGGGAGGCCATGCGCGGACACTGGCATCTGGCGCTGGCGGTGGGCCTGTTGTCGCCATTGGGCTACATACTGGTGCTGTACGCCTTGCGCAACGGCGCGCCACTGAGCCTGGTGGCCCCTGCCCGGGAAATGTCCATGATGCTGGGCACCCTGGCTGGCATGTTCCTGCTGCGGGAAAAGGTCGGAATCGGCCGCCTGCTAGGCTGCCTGTCCATCCTGGCCGGCGTCATCCTGCTGGGATCGAGCTGA
- the rplS gene encoding 50S ribosomal protein L19, which translates to MNLIAILEQEEIARLTGGQAKPEFAPGDTVIVSVNVVEGTRKRVQAFEGVVIAKRNRGLNSAFTVRKISSGEAVERTFQLYSPQIAGIEVKRRGDVRRAKLYYLRNRSGKSARIKEKLVSKQASAA; encoded by the coding sequence ATGAACCTCATCGCTATCCTGGAACAGGAAGAAATTGCCCGTCTGACCGGCGGTCAAGCCAAGCCTGAATTTGCTCCTGGTGACACCGTCATCGTGAGCGTGAACGTCGTTGAAGGCACCCGCAAGCGCGTGCAGGCTTTCGAAGGCGTCGTGATCGCCAAGCGCAACCGCGGCCTGAACTCCGCGTTCACCGTGCGCAAGATTTCGTCGGGTGAAGCCGTGGAGCGTACGTTCCAGCTGTACTCGCCGCAAATCGCCGGCATCGAAGTCAAGCGCCGCGGCGACGTGCGCCGCGCCAAGCTGTACTACCTGCGCAACCGCTCGGGCAAGTCGGCGCGTATCAAGGAAAAGCTGGTCAGCAAGCAAGCCTCGGCGGCTTGA
- the cysW gene encoding sulfate ABC transporter permease subunit CysW encodes MSAADRPAHLTEPRWVRGVLLFIALGFLALFLLVPLAAVFVEAFKRGWQLYLDAIIEPDALAAIRLTLLVAAIALPVNLVFGVAAAWAITKFQFRGKQFLITLIDLPFSVSPVVAGLVFVLLFGTQGWFGGWLQEHDIKIVYAVPGIVLASLFVTFPFVARELIPLMQAQGSEEEQAALTLGASGWQIFWRVTLPNIKWGLLYGAILCNARAMGEFGAVSVVSGQIRGLTNTMTLHVEILYNEYQYSAAFAVASLLALLALVTLVAKNVVEWRNARLQQAADLPVEYPGQPAAIKPALA; translated from the coding sequence ATGAGCGCCGCGGACCGTCCCGCCCATCTGACCGAGCCGCGCTGGGTGCGCGGCGTGCTGCTCTTCATCGCGCTGGGATTCCTGGCGCTGTTCCTGCTGGTGCCGCTGGCGGCGGTATTCGTCGAGGCGTTCAAGAGGGGCTGGCAGCTGTACCTGGACGCCATTATTGAACCGGACGCGCTCGCGGCCATCCGCCTGACGCTGCTGGTCGCGGCTATCGCGCTGCCGGTGAACCTGGTGTTCGGCGTGGCAGCGGCCTGGGCCATCACCAAGTTCCAGTTTCGCGGCAAGCAGTTCCTGATCACCTTGATCGACTTGCCGTTCTCGGTGTCGCCGGTGGTGGCCGGGCTGGTGTTCGTGCTGCTGTTCGGCACCCAGGGCTGGTTCGGCGGCTGGTTGCAGGAGCACGACATCAAGATCGTCTACGCCGTGCCGGGCATCGTGCTGGCCTCGCTCTTCGTCACCTTTCCTTTCGTGGCGCGCGAACTGATCCCGCTGATGCAGGCGCAGGGCAGCGAGGAAGAGCAGGCCGCGCTGACCCTGGGCGCGAGCGGCTGGCAGATCTTCTGGCGCGTGACGCTGCCCAACATCAAGTGGGGCCTCTTGTACGGCGCCATCCTGTGCAACGCGCGTGCCATGGGCGAATTCGGCGCGGTGTCGGTGGTGTCCGGGCAGATTCGCGGCCTGACCAACACCATGACTTTGCACGTCGAGATTCTCTACAACGAATACCAGTATTCCGCGGCGTTCGCCGTGGCGTCGTTGCTGGCCCTGCTGGCGTTGGTGACGCTGGTGGCCAAGAACGTCGTCGAGTGGCGCAACGCGCGCTTACAGCAAGCCGCCGACCTGCCGGTCGAGTATCCCGGCCAGCCGGCCGCCATCAAGCCGGCCCTGGCCTGA
- a CDS encoding sulfate/molybdate ABC transporter ATP-binding protein, translated as MSIEVRNLSKRFGQFRALNDVSLHIETGELVALLGPSGCGKTTLLRIIAGLESADSGSVLFAGEDATAVDVRQRQVGFVFQHYALFKHMTVFENVAFGLRVKHRSQRPSEDVIQRKVHDLLGLVQLDWLADRYPAQLSGGQRQRIALARALAVEPRVLLLDEPFGALDAKVRKELRRWLRRLHDELHVASVFVTHDQEEALEVSDRVVLMNSGRVEQVGTPREVWEEPATPFVYGFLGDVNQLQGFATRGVWNGAGLSLPAPELAQAEAQRATAYVRPHEFDVERYRAGADGIPVRLAHAFLAGPSAYLELASEDSDAIIEAEVPESLYRELGLRDGEILLARPRRARIFATQS; from the coding sequence ATGAGTATCGAAGTCCGCAATCTATCCAAGCGCTTCGGCCAGTTCCGCGCGCTGAACGACGTTTCGCTGCATATTGAAACGGGTGAGCTGGTCGCGTTGCTGGGCCCATCGGGCTGCGGCAAGACGACGTTGCTGCGCATCATCGCGGGGCTGGAATCGGCCGATTCCGGCAGCGTGCTGTTTGCCGGCGAAGATGCCACCGCGGTGGACGTGCGCCAGCGCCAGGTTGGTTTCGTGTTCCAGCACTATGCGTTGTTCAAGCACATGACGGTGTTCGAGAACGTGGCCTTCGGCCTGCGCGTCAAGCATCGTTCACAGCGCCCCTCGGAAGACGTGATCCAGCGCAAGGTGCATGACTTGCTGGGACTGGTGCAGCTGGACTGGCTGGCCGACCGTTATCCGGCGCAGCTCTCCGGCGGCCAGCGCCAGCGCATCGCGCTGGCGCGCGCGCTGGCCGTGGAGCCGCGGGTGCTGCTGCTGGACGAGCCCTTCGGCGCGTTGGACGCCAAGGTGCGCAAGGAATTGCGGCGCTGGCTGCGCCGTCTGCACGACGAGCTGCACGTGGCCAGCGTGTTCGTCACCCATGACCAGGAAGAAGCGCTGGAAGTGTCGGACCGCGTGGTGCTGATGAATTCGGGCCGCGTCGAGCAGGTCGGCACGCCGCGCGAGGTCTGGGAAGAACCTGCCACGCCGTTCGTGTACGGCTTTCTGGGCGACGTGAACCAGCTGCAGGGCTTTGCCACGCGCGGCGTCTGGAACGGTGCCGGCCTGTCCTTGCCCGCGCCGGAGCTGGCCCAGGCCGAAGCCCAGCGCGCCACCGCCTACGTGCGGCCGCACGAGTTCGACGTCGAGCGCTATCGCGCCGGCGCGGACGGCATTCCGGTGCGCCTGGCACACGCCTTCCTCGCCGGTCCCAGCGCCTACCTGGAGCTGGCCAGCGAGGATTCCGACGCCATCATCGAAGCCGAGGTGCCCGAGTCCCTATACCGGGAACTGGGCCTGCGCGATGGCGAAATCCTGTTGGCGCGTCCGCGGCGGGCGCGCATTTTCGCGACGCAATCATGA
- a CDS encoding M48 family metallopeptidase yields MFTLLFVAFLLTDIAVRLWLASRQIRHVARNRDQVPSEFSHRIGLASHQRAADYTVARVKLGMLERTYDAILLVVLTLMGGLQFIDLMVAQLTSNDFLRQMLLLVVVALLLGVLGLPFTLWRQFKLEARFGFNRMTPGLFAADAFKGLLVAAVLGLPLAAAVLWLMGSAGAYWWVWAWALWTAFNLALLIVYPMFIAPLFNKFTPLSDPELAGRIQRLAQRCGFALNGLFVMDGSRRSAHGNAYFTGFGRSRRIVFFDTLLARLNGDEIEAVLAHELGHFAKRHIVKRIVFSFAAALAFFAILGWISQQPWFYVGLGVMPQLGGRNDAMALLLFFLVIPVFTFMLTPVASWYSRRDEFEADRYAAEQSSPERLVSALVKLYDDNAATLTPDPVHSAFYDSHPPAAVRIRHLTAATA; encoded by the coding sequence ATGTTCACACTGCTGTTCGTTGCCTTTTTGCTGACCGATATTGCCGTGCGCCTGTGGCTGGCTAGCCGCCAGATCCGCCACGTCGCGCGCAACCGCGACCAGGTGCCGTCCGAATTTTCTCACCGCATCGGGCTGGCCAGCCACCAGCGCGCGGCGGACTACACGGTGGCGCGGGTCAAGCTGGGCATGCTGGAACGCACCTATGACGCCATCCTGCTGGTGGTCCTGACCCTGATGGGCGGACTGCAGTTCATCGACCTGATGGTGGCCCAGCTTACCAGCAACGACTTCCTGCGGCAGATGCTGCTGCTGGTGGTGGTGGCGCTGCTGCTGGGCGTGCTGGGCCTGCCCTTCACGCTGTGGCGGCAGTTCAAGCTGGAGGCGCGCTTCGGCTTCAACCGCATGACGCCCGGCCTGTTCGCCGCCGATGCGTTCAAGGGCCTGCTGGTGGCGGCGGTGCTGGGCCTGCCGCTGGCGGCCGCCGTGCTCTGGCTGATGGGCAGCGCGGGCGCCTACTGGTGGGTTTGGGCCTGGGCGCTGTGGACGGCGTTCAACCTGGCGCTGCTGATCGTCTACCCGATGTTCATCGCCCCGCTCTTCAATAAGTTCACGCCGCTGTCCGACCCGGAGCTGGCCGGACGCATCCAGCGCCTGGCGCAGCGCTGCGGCTTTGCGCTCAACGGCCTGTTCGTGATGGACGGCTCGCGCCGTTCAGCCCACGGCAATGCCTATTTCACCGGCTTCGGCCGCTCTCGCCGCATCGTGTTCTTCGACACCCTGCTGGCGCGCCTGAATGGCGACGAGATCGAAGCCGTGCTGGCGCACGAACTCGGCCACTTCGCCAAGCGCCACATCGTCAAGCGCATCGTCTTCAGCTTTGCCGCCGCGCTGGCATTCTTCGCCATCCTGGGCTGGATCTCGCAGCAGCCCTGGTTCTATGTGGGGCTGGGCGTCATGCCGCAGCTGGGCGGACGCAACGACGCCATGGCGCTGCTGCTGTTCTTCCTGGTCATCCCCGTCTTCACTTTCATGCTCACGCCCGTGGCCAGCTGGTATTCGCGCCGCGACGAGTTCGAAGCGGACCGCTATGCGGCCGAACAGAGCTCGCCGGAACGCCTGGTATCCGCGCTGGTCAAACTCTACGACGACAACGCCGCCACCTTGACTCCCGACCCCGTGCATTCCGCCTTCTACGACAGCCATCCGCCCGCCGCCGTGCGCATCCGCCACCTGACGGCGGCCACCGCATGA
- a CDS encoding PA0069 family radical SAM protein codes for MARTDHSFPAGSGSPAAAPAALRGRGAVTNVRHRFQRDDRVQVDDGWSSSGLPADFVESVPDNFSEAAADKPAERVIPILPDARIAPAAPKTTVTAEEARKMLSRNDSPDIPFDVAVNPYRGCEHGCVYCYARPTHSYLGMSPGLDFETRLVAKANAVQALRAELARPGYKPSPINIGSATDAYQPIEREWRLTRGLLELMLETRHPLTIVTKNALVARDLDLLAALAEQKLVVVYMSITTLDAGMARTLEPRAAAPWRRLEAVRSLTDAGVPVGVLVAPIIPFINDESMEHILQESKAAGAHYASYTVLRLPWEVKTLFEDWLNAHFPDRAQRVLHRIEDLRNGRRNDPNFGSRMRGTGVWADLLRQRFSLATRKLGLNRHRLALDCDRFLPPAALAAKVADFLSPVGAQASSGVPFPAVSPAAGGAHGRVARQLQAMAAGQLSLFD; via the coding sequence ATGGCACGCACCGATCATTCTTTTCCCGCCGGTTCTGGGTCCCCGGCTGCCGCCCCCGCCGCCTTGCGCGGTCGGGGTGCGGTTACTAATGTTCGGCATCGCTTTCAGCGCGATGACCGTGTGCAGGTCGACGACGGCTGGTCCTCCTCCGGTCTACCGGCCGACTTCGTTGAATCCGTCCCTGATAATTTTTCCGAAGCCGCCGCTGACAAGCCAGCCGAGCGCGTCATTCCCATCCTGCCGGACGCGCGCATCGCGCCCGCCGCTCCCAAGACCACGGTCACCGCCGAAGAGGCGCGCAAGATGCTGTCGCGCAACGATTCGCCGGACATTCCCTTCGACGTGGCGGTCAATCCTTACCGGGGCTGCGAACATGGCTGCGTCTATTGCTACGCCCGGCCCACCCATTCCTACCTGGGTATGTCGCCCGGGCTGGACTTTGAAACCCGGCTGGTGGCCAAGGCCAATGCGGTCCAGGCCCTGCGCGCCGAACTGGCCCGGCCCGGCTACAAGCCGTCTCCCATCAACATCGGCTCCGCCACGGACGCTTATCAGCCCATCGAACGCGAATGGCGCCTGACCCGTGGCCTGCTGGAACTGATGCTGGAAACCCGCCATCCGCTGACCATCGTCACCAAGAACGCGCTGGTCGCCCGCGACCTGGACCTGCTGGCCGCGCTGGCCGAGCAAAAGCTGGTGGTGGTGTACATGAGCATCACCACGCTGGATGCCGGCATGGCCCGTACGCTGGAGCCGCGTGCCGCCGCGCCGTGGCGCCGCCTGGAAGCCGTGCGCAGCCTGACCGATGCCGGCGTGCCGGTGGGCGTGCTGGTGGCTCCCATCATTCCGTTCATCAACGACGAGTCCATGGAACACATCCTCCAGGAGTCCAAGGCGGCCGGGGCGCATTACGCCAGCTACACCGTGCTGCGCCTGCCCTGGGAGGTCAAGACCCTGTTCGAGGACTGGCTCAACGCCCATTTCCCCGACCGCGCCCAGCGCGTGCTGCATCGCATCGAAGACCTGCGCAATGGCCGCCGCAACGACCCCAATTTCGGGTCGCGCATGCGCGGAACCGGCGTCTGGGCTGATCTGCTGCGCCAGCGCTTTAGCCTGGCCACGCGCAAGCTGGGCTTGAACCGCCACCGCCTGGCGCTGGATTGCGACCGTTTCCTGCCTCCCGCCGCGCTTGCGGCGAAGGTTGCCGATTTTCTATCCCCGGTTGGCGCGCAAGCGTCTTCAGGGGTCCCTTTTCCCGCCGTATCGCCCGCAGCTGGCGGCGCGCACGGGCGCGTAGCGCGCCAGTTGCAAGCCATGGCCGCAGGCCAGTTGTCATTGTTCGATTGA
- the cysD gene encoding sulfate adenylyltransferase subunit CysD produces MSAVIQRSHLDWLESEAIFILREVAAESEKPVLLFSGGKDSVVLLRLAEKAFRPGRFPFPLMHIDTGHNFDEVIAFRDARASELGETLIVRSVEDSIARGSVVLRRETDSRNAAQAVTLLEAIEEFGFDACIGGARRDEEKARAKERIFSFRDEFGKWDPKAQRPELWNLFNTRVHRGENMRVFPISNWTELDVWQYIQREQLALPSIYYSHEREVVRRKGLLVPVTRLTPPLESEQVERLQVRFRTVGDISCTCPVASDAADTMAIIAETAVTDITERGATRMDDQTSEASMERRKKEGYF; encoded by the coding sequence ATGTCTGCTGTGATCCAACGCAGCCACCTGGATTGGCTGGAATCGGAAGCCATCTTCATCCTGCGCGAGGTGGCCGCCGAAAGCGAAAAACCCGTGCTGCTGTTCTCGGGCGGCAAGGATTCCGTGGTGCTGCTGCGTCTGGCCGAGAAGGCCTTCCGGCCGGGACGGTTTCCGTTTCCGCTGATGCATATCGATACTGGCCACAACTTCGACGAAGTGATCGCCTTCCGCGACGCGCGCGCATCTGAACTGGGCGAGACCCTGATCGTGCGCAGCGTCGAGGATTCGATCGCGCGCGGCAGCGTGGTGCTGCGCCGCGAAACCGATTCGCGCAATGCCGCCCAGGCGGTCACGCTGCTGGAGGCGATCGAGGAATTCGGCTTTGACGCCTGCATCGGCGGCGCCCGCCGCGACGAGGAAAAAGCCCGCGCCAAGGAACGCATCTTTTCGTTCCGGGACGAATTCGGCAAGTGGGATCCGAAGGCTCAGCGCCCGGAACTCTGGAACCTGTTCAACACCCGCGTGCATCGCGGCGAGAACATGCGCGTCTTCCCGATCTCGAACTGGACCGAGCTGGACGTCTGGCAATACATCCAGCGCGAGCAGCTGGCGCTGCCATCCATCTACTACAGCCATGAGCGCGAGGTCGTGCGCCGCAAGGGCCTGCTGGTGCCGGTCACGCGGCTGACGCCGCCGCTGGAAAGCGAACAGGTCGAACGCCTGCAGGTGCGCTTTCGCACGGTGGGCGACATCTCCTGCACCTGCCCGGTGGCGTCCGACGCCGCCGACACCATGGCCATCATCGCCGAAACCGCGGTGACCGACATTACCGAGCGCGGCGCCACGCGCATGGACGACCAGACTTCCGAGGCCTCGATGGAGCGCCGCAAGAAGGAAGGCTATTTCTGA
- the rsgA gene encoding ribosome small subunit-dependent GTPase A: MTAPEAGSNEGRIIAAHGRHYTVELADGTLRKCFPRGKKAGAAVGDRVRITPQGKDEGAIDAILPRRNLLYRSDEMRSKQFASNVDQLLIVVAVQPTFSDDLTGRALAGAWSADIAPIIILNKTDLADELPAARARLAPIAALGVDVIELSAREPEKVHTLLAPRLAGHTSLLLGQSGMGKSTLLNALVPDAAAPTREHSTALDMGKHTTTSTRLYHLPAPGGDLIDSPGFQAFGLQHLSREDIIRGFPEFTQPIEQCRFYNCTHRQEPGCGVVAALQAGAIDPARYALYQRILEENLAGQQRY; the protein is encoded by the coding sequence ATGACCGCGCCGGAAGCCGGGTCCAACGAAGGCCGCATCATCGCCGCCCACGGGCGCCACTACACCGTGGAGCTGGCCGACGGCACGTTGCGCAAGTGCTTCCCCCGCGGCAAGAAGGCAGGCGCCGCCGTGGGCGACCGCGTGCGCATCACGCCGCAGGGCAAGGACGAAGGCGCCATCGACGCCATCCTGCCGCGGCGCAATCTGCTGTATCGATCGGACGAAATGCGTTCCAAGCAGTTCGCGTCCAACGTCGACCAGTTGTTGATCGTGGTCGCCGTGCAGCCCACGTTTTCCGACGACCTGACTGGGCGCGCCCTGGCGGGCGCCTGGAGCGCGGACATCGCACCCATCATCATCCTGAACAAGACCGACCTGGCGGACGAACTGCCCGCGGCGCGCGCCCGGCTGGCGCCGATCGCGGCGCTGGGCGTGGACGTGATCGAACTCAGCGCGCGGGAACCCGAGAAGGTGCACACCCTGCTTGCGCCGCGCCTGGCCGGACACACCAGCCTGCTGCTGGGCCAGAGCGGCATGGGCAAGTCCACCTTGCTCAATGCCCTGGTGCCGGACGCTGCCGCCCCGACCCGCGAGCACTCCACCGCGCTGGACATGGGCAAGCACACCACCACCAGCACGCGGCTCTACCATCTGCCCGCGCCCGGCGGCGACCTGATCGATTCTCCGGGCTTCCAGGCCTTCGGCCTGCAGCACCTCAGCCGCGAAGACATCATCCGCGGCTTCCCGGAGTTCACCCAGCCCATCGAGCAGTGCCGTTTCTACAACTGCACCCACCGGCAGGAGCCCGGCTGCGGCGTGGTCGCGGCCCTGCAGGCGGGCGCGATCGATCCGGCCCGCTACGCCTTGTACCAGCGCATCCTGGAAGAGAACCTGGCTGGGCAACAGCGCTACTAG